One window of Helicobacter winghamensis ATCC BAA-430 genomic DNA carries:
- the purS gene encoding phosphoribosylformylglycinamidine synthase subunit PurS, translating to MQVEVIVELKDGVLDPQGKAIHHALESLDFKGVNGVKTGKIIKLDIDNSNKEAVKKEVESMCEMLLANTVIENYTIKM from the coding sequence ATGCAAGTAGAAGTGATTGTTGAGTTAAAAGATGGGGTTTTAGATCCTCAAGGAAAGGCTATCCATCACGCGTTAGAATCACTAGATTTTAAGGGTGTTAATGGAGTTAAGACGGGAAAGATTATCAAGCTTGATATTGATAATAGCAATAAAGAAGCAGTAAAAAAAGAAGTAGAATCTATGTGCGAAATGCTTCTTGCAAATACTGTTATTGAAAACTACACAATAAAGATGTAG
- the murC gene encoding UDP-N-acetylmuramate--L-alanine ligase, which yields MDISIKRIHFIGIGGIGISALAKFLRAQGVEISGSDIAEGSVTKELKEIGIQVSIPHTKDAICGQDLVIHSAIIKEDNIEVQEAHAQNIPVLSRKESLKMILGNKEVFAVAGAHGKSTTTAILSAILKDASALIGAESKEFCSNTRALSGNRVVFEADESDKSFLECNPTCAIVTNAEPEHMETYNHDLSQFYGAYESFLRLAKICVINAEDSFLGALQDLGNLCVRFYPSKDLQNIRYIVENGMPKTQFTLTNANKDYGTFSVYGLGEHIAIDAALAILAASQILPLNEIRKNIQDYCGIKKRFDILTQGECVIIDDYAHHPTEITATLKALKKYQELKGAKQLVAIWQPHKYSRIKDNLEGFIGCFEGVDSLVILPVYAAGEVAIAMDFATLFARYNPIFADEVKRMGNALYLLKDSQEIAHLKEGIIVGFNAGNLTYALRGGI from the coding sequence GTGGATATAAGCATTAAAAGAATCCATTTTATAGGAATTGGTGGTATAGGAATCTCTGCGCTAGCGAAGTTTTTGCGTGCGCAAGGCGTGGAGATTAGCGGTTCTGATATCGCAGAAGGAAGCGTTACAAAAGAGTTAAAAGAAATTGGAATCCAAGTTAGCATTCCCCACACAAAAGACGCAATTTGCGGGCAGGATCTAGTCATTCACTCTGCAATTATCAAAGAAGACAATATTGAAGTGCAAGAAGCCCACGCGCAAAATATCCCTGTGCTTTCACGCAAAGAATCGCTAAAGATGATTTTAGGAAACAAAGAAGTCTTTGCGGTTGCAGGCGCACACGGTAAAAGCACGACAACGGCGATTTTAAGCGCAATTTTAAAAGACGCTAGTGCATTAATTGGAGCAGAGAGCAAAGAGTTTTGCTCTAACACACGCGCTTTAAGTGGTAATCGCGTGGTTTTTGAAGCTGATGAATCCGATAAAAGCTTTCTAGAATGCAATCCTACTTGTGCGATTGTTACAAACGCCGAGCCAGAGCATATGGAAACTTACAATCACGATTTATCGCAGTTTTATGGAGCGTATGAAAGCTTTTTGCGTCTTGCAAAGATTTGTGTTATCAATGCTGAAGATTCCTTTTTAGGTGCATTGCAAGATTTGGGCAATTTATGTGTGCGATTTTATCCTAGCAAAGATTTGCAAAATATCCGCTACATTGTAGAAAATGGTATGCCAAAGACACAATTTACCCTAACAAACGCCAACAAAGACTATGGCACATTTAGCGTTTATGGCTTAGGCGAACATATCGCCATTGACGCAGCTCTTGCAATTTTAGCCGCTTCACAGATTCTACCTTTAAATGAAATTAGGAAAAATATCCAAGATTATTGTGGAATCAAAAAGCGATTTGACATTTTAACGCAAGGCGAGTGCGTGATTATTGACGATTATGCTCACCATCCCACAGAAATCACCGCCACACTAAAAGCACTCAAAAAATACCAAGAGTTAAAAGGCGCAAAACAGCTAGTTGCCATTTGGCAGCCACATAAATATTCACGCATTAAAGACAATTTAGAAGGCTTTATTGGTTGTTTTGAAGGTGTGGATTCTCTAGTGATTTTGCCTGTATATGCAGCAGGGGAAGTAGCAATTGCTATGGATTTTGCCACCCTTTTTGCACGATATAATCCCATTTTTGCTGATGAGGTTAAGCGCATGGGCAATGCGCTCTATTTACTTAAAGATAGCCAAGAAATTGCACATTTAAAAGAAGGTATTATAGTAGGCTTTAATGCAGGCAATCTAACTTATGCGCTAAGAGGCGGAATCTAA
- a CDS encoding DEAD/DEAH box helicase: MKKQTKTNSWDLGEGFESFGFKKSVLRGIKEAGFSEPSPIQKEAIPLILDGLDIIAQAQTGTGKTAAFGLPLINNLKNDGSIEVLIVTPTRELAMQVSDEIFKLGKYNRVKTVSLFGGQPIRRQIELLEKKPQVIIATPGRLLDHLRNERLKNFYPSVVVLDESDEMLDMGFLDDIEEIFTYLSSDRQTLLFSATMPTPIKHLAQKILSNPKLIKITQDDTTNQDISQRYYIINEQEREDAIVRLIDSEMPQKAIIFTRMKKEADILSERLLSRGFKAGALHGDMEQRERVKSIKAFKDSTIDILVATDIAARGLDISGVSHVFNFHIPLNPESYVHRIGRTGRAGKKGVAITLATPLEFKELRRIKENTKASIELYEIPSIQDTMDKKDSNILDKILKHAISDDALRVYEQIRGNADITQLVCKLLSMVLQDSKVLGPNKIGLNKKDLNALQFQLDDERKHKKSSRTSNIRDKRDKNRPKNKFHSKGNLKNKDSKNSPKGSKKDSNKKSTKRKK; the protein is encoded by the coding sequence ATGAAAAAGCAAACAAAGACAAATAGTTGGGATTTAGGAGAGGGTTTTGAAAGCTTTGGCTTTAAAAAAAGTGTTTTAAGGGGCATTAAAGAAGCGGGTTTTAGCGAGCCAAGCCCTATCCAAAAAGAAGCGATTCCATTAATTTTAGATGGGCTTGATATCATTGCTCAAGCACAAACAGGCACTGGAAAAACGGCTGCTTTTGGCTTGCCACTTATTAATAATCTAAAAAATGATGGTAGCATTGAAGTGCTAATCGTTACGCCTACAAGGGAACTTGCAATGCAAGTTAGTGATGAGATTTTTAAGCTTGGCAAATACAATAGGGTAAAAACAGTTTCTCTCTTTGGCGGACAGCCCATAAGGCGACAAATTGAACTTTTAGAGAAAAAGCCACAAGTTATTATTGCAACTCCGGGGCGTTTGCTAGATCATTTGCGCAATGAACGGCTAAAAAACTTCTATCCTAGTGTTGTTGTGCTTGATGAATCTGATGAAATGCTAGATATGGGCTTTTTAGATGATATTGAAGAGATTTTTACCTATCTTTCAAGTGACCGTCAAACCTTGCTCTTTTCAGCGACAATGCCAACACCTATTAAACATCTAGCGCAAAAGATTCTAAGCAATCCAAAGTTAATTAAAATCACTCAAGATGATACAACAAACCAAGACATATCTCAACGCTATTATATTATCAATGAACAAGAGCGTGAAGACGCGATTGTGCGCCTAATTGATAGCGAAATGCCACAAAAGGCAATTATTTTTACAAGAATGAAAAAAGAAGCCGATATTCTTTCAGAACGCCTACTTTCACGCGGTTTTAAAGCTGGAGCATTACATGGCGATATGGAGCAGAGAGAACGCGTAAAATCCATTAAAGCTTTTAAAGATTCCACAATTGATATTTTAGTTGCCACAGATATTGCAGCAAGGGGGCTTGATATTAGTGGAGTGAGCCATGTTTTTAACTTCCATATTCCACTAAATCCAGAATCTTATGTGCATAGGATTGGAAGAACTGGAAGAGCAGGTAAAAAGGGTGTAGCGATTACGCTTGCAACGCCTTTAGAGTTTAAAGAGCTTCGTCGTATTAAAGAAAATACAAAAGCTAGCATTGAGCTTTATGAGATTCCAAGCATACAAGATACAATGGATAAAAAGGATTCCAACATTTTAGATAAAATCCTAAAGCATGCAATTAGTGATGATGCCTTGCGTGTGTATGAGCAAATCCGTGGTAATGCAGACATAACACAGCTTGTTTGCAAGCTTTTATCAATGGTTTTGCAAGATTCTAAAGTGCTAGGACCAAATAAAATTGGGCTAAACAAAAAGGATTTAAATGCATTGCAGTTTCAATTAGATGATGAACGCAAGCACAAAAAATCTAGCAGAACCAGCAATATAAGGGACAAAAGAGATAAAAATCGCCCAAAAAACAAATTCCACAGCAAAGGTAATTTAAAAAACAAGGATTCCAAAAATTCCCCTAAGGGATCTAAAAAAGATTCCAACAAAAAATCCACAAAAAGGAAAAAATAA
- a CDS encoding succinyldiaminopimelate transaminase produces the protein MEFQPYPFEKLQALIKDIPQKQGRISLTIGEPQFQTPKNICNALKESVDLLNKYPKTAGEDYLKQAMLNFIKHRFDLDLDSTMLIPTFGTREVLFNFPQFYLFDKCSPTIAHPNPFYQIYEGASIVARAKTIYMNLTPQNNFTPSLSKEQMQECDLVILNSPNNPTGATMPIDSLKQWVNYSLEYDFLLLNDECYSEIYTDKKPASILQASILVGNTDFKNILALNSISKRSSAPGLRSGFIAGDSRVLKDYAQYRTYIGCASPLPLQKAASIAWSDEAHTKHSRQEYAKNLKLAQEILCKKIPNLPIPKDTFYVWLPVENDLGFTRNLLLKENILVLPGSFLSRVDAQGQNPGRNFVRLALVYEESVIKDALLRIAKWI, from the coding sequence ATGGAGTTTCAACCATATCCTTTTGAGAAACTTCAAGCTTTAATTAAAGATATTCCACAAAAACAAGGGCGGATTTCTTTAACCATTGGCGAACCACAATTTCAAACACCTAAAAATATTTGTAATGCTTTAAAAGAAAGCGTGGATTTACTTAATAAATACCCAAAAACCGCCGGTGAAGATTATCTAAAACAAGCAATGCTAAATTTTATCAAGCACCGCTTTGATTTGGATTTAGATTCTACAATGTTAATTCCAACCTTTGGCACGCGTGAAGTGTTATTTAATTTTCCTCAATTCTATCTTTTTGACAAATGCTCTCCAACTATTGCTCATCCAAATCCTTTTTATCAAATCTATGAAGGTGCGAGCATTGTAGCAAGAGCAAAAACAATCTATATGAATCTAACACCCCAAAACAACTTTACCCCAAGCTTAAGTAAAGAGCAAATGCAAGAATGCGATTTAGTGATTTTAAACTCACCAAATAACCCCACCGGTGCAACAATGCCCATAGATTCTCTTAAGCAATGGGTAAATTACTCCTTAGAATACGACTTTTTACTTTTAAATGATGAATGTTATAGTGAAATTTACACTGATAAAAAGCCCGCTTCTATCTTACAAGCTAGCATTTTAGTGGGTAATACAGATTTTAAGAATATTTTAGCTCTTAATTCTATCTCTAAGCGTTCTAGCGCGCCTGGGCTTAGAAGTGGATTTATTGCAGGGGATTCTAGAGTTTTAAAAGATTATGCACAATATCGCACTTATATAGGTTGTGCCTCTCCCTTGCCTTTACAAAAAGCAGCAAGTATTGCGTGGAGTGATGAAGCGCACACAAAGCATTCCCGCCAAGAATATGCAAAAAATCTAAAGTTAGCACAAGAAATTCTGTGTAAAAAGATTCCAAACTTGCCCATTCCAAAAGATACCTTTTATGTGTGGCTTCCTGTTGAAAATGACTTAGGATTTACGCGTAATCTTTTGCTTAAAGAAAACATTTTAGTTTTACCTGGAAGTTTTTTATCGCGCGTTGATGCGCAAGGGCAAAACCCCGGAAGAAACTTTGTGCGTTTAGCATTAGTGTATGAAGAATCTGTGATTAAAGATGCGCTTTTAAGGATTGCTAAGTGGATATAA
- the purQ gene encoding phosphoribosylformylglycinamidine synthase subunit PurQ, with the protein MVAILQFLGTNCEYDMEYAFSLLGVKTQIVWHKDTELPKDTRLVVIPGGFSYGDYLRSGAIARFSPIMQAVVKFANAGGYVLGICNGFQILLESGLLPGAMKRNTNLHFISKNCDLKVVNNFNIFLEKFQKGDTIKIPIAHADGNYYIDEAGLKSLEANDQILLEYVENPNGSVRNIAGICNVTKNVFGLMPHPERAIEKVLGEDAGLKMLQGFLKIL; encoded by the coding sequence ATGGTTGCAATTCTTCAGTTTTTAGGCACAAATTGTGAATATGATATGGAATATGCCTTTTCATTGCTTGGGGTAAAAACGCAAATTGTGTGGCATAAAGATACAGAGCTTCCAAAAGATACACGCTTAGTTGTGATTCCTGGAGGTTTTAGTTATGGGGATTATTTGCGTAGTGGAGCAATTGCTAGATTTTCTCCAATTATGCAAGCGGTTGTGAAGTTTGCAAATGCGGGTGGTTATGTGCTTGGAATTTGTAATGGATTTCAGATTTTGCTTGAAAGTGGCTTGCTTCCTGGCGCGATGAAGCGCAATACAAATTTACATTTTATCTCTAAAAATTGTGATTTAAAGGTTGTGAATAATTTTAATATTTTTTTAGAAAAATTTCAAAAAGGAGATACAATAAAAATTCCTATTGCGCATGCAGATGGAAATTATTATATTGATGAAGCGGGGTTAAAATCCCTTGAAGCAAACGATCAGATTTTACTAGAATATGTAGAAAATCCAAATGGTTCTGTGCGTAACATTGCAGGAATTTGCAATGTTACTAAAAATGTTTTTGGGCTTATGCCACATCCAGAGCGTGCTATAGAAAAAGTTTTGGGTGAGGATGCAGGGCTAAAAATGCTTCAGGGATTTTTGAAAATTTTATGA
- the purC gene encoding phosphoribosylaminoimidazolesuccinocarboxamide synthase, with protein MQQKEMLYEGKGKKLYKTDDENLVISEFKDDLTAFNAEKRGSEQGKGILNCKISSEIFKLLEKNGIKTHYVETLADNLMLCKFVKIIPIEVVVRNIATGSLSKRLGIKEGEALPFTLVEFYYKDDALGDPLINDEHALILNCVKSVESLDVLRKIGREVNSVLREFFDKKNLILVDFKLEFGVDKDGNILLADEITPDSCRFWDKDTKEKLDKDRFRQDLGNVKMAYEEILKRILN; from the coding sequence ATGCAACAAAAAGAAATGCTTTATGAAGGCAAAGGCAAAAAACTTTACAAGACTGATGATGAAAATCTAGTGATTTCAGAGTTTAAAGATGATTTAACAGCATTTAATGCTGAAAAAAGAGGAAGCGAACAAGGCAAAGGGATTTTAAATTGCAAGATTTCATCAGAGATTTTTAAACTTTTGGAAAAAAATGGAATCAAAACGCATTATGTAGAAACTTTAGCGGATAACTTAATGCTTTGCAAGTTTGTTAAAATTATTCCTATTGAAGTGGTTGTGCGTAATATCGCAACAGGTTCTTTAAGTAAGCGTTTAGGGATTAAAGAAGGGGAAGCACTACCTTTTACTCTTGTGGAATTTTATTATAAAGATGATGCGCTAGGAGATCCTTTAATTAATGATGAACATGCATTGATTTTAAATTGCGTAAAATCTGTGGAATCTTTAGATGTATTGCGTAAAATTGGGCGTGAGGTAAATAGTGTTTTGCGTGAATTTTTTGATAAAAAGAATCTAATTTTAGTAGATTTTAAACTGGAATTTGGCGTGGATAAAGATGGAAATATCTTGCTTGCTGATGAAATTACGCCAGATTCTTGTAGATTTTGGGATAAAGATACAAAGGAAAAATTGGATAAAGATCGCTTTAGGCAGGATTTAGGCAATGTAAAAATGGCGTATGAAGAGATTTTAAAGAGAATCTTAAACTAA
- a CDS encoding lysophospholipid acyltransferase family protein, producing the protein MISKIRAYSALLYILLVMPFGIALMYIFNAFHRIIRRSIALVFFKLFRVKPYIQGNLDPSAQILIMNHQSFMDVMYFEAVHPNNLCWIAKKELGEAFLYGHALKAPKMILINRESKKELVYLLKEAKDRLDSGRMLCIFPEGTRSKGGEQLLPFKSGAKVLVEHFKLKVQPVVFCGTRKSFNFEKLEFDNTPFSVQYLESFIPENAEWFEQLEMRMQEVYRAMYQRQNQCMVE; encoded by the coding sequence ATGATATCCAAGATTAGAGCTTATAGTGCATTGCTTTATATTTTGCTTGTAATGCCTTTTGGTATTGCATTAATGTATATCTTTAATGCCTTTCATCGCATAATCCGTAGAAGCATAGCCCTAGTATTTTTTAAACTCTTTAGGGTAAAGCCTTATATACAAGGCAATCTAGATCCAAGTGCACAGATTTTAATAATGAATCACCAAAGCTTTATGGATGTGATGTATTTTGAAGCAGTCCATCCAAATAATTTATGTTGGATTGCTAAAAAAGAGCTTGGCGAGGCATTTTTATATGGGCATGCGCTCAAAGCTCCTAAGATGATTTTAATTAACAGAGAGAGTAAAAAAGAGCTTGTGTATTTATTAAAAGAAGCGAAAGATAGGCTTGATAGCGGTAGAATGCTCTGTATTTTTCCAGAAGGCACACGATCTAAAGGGGGGGAACAATTACTTCCTTTTAAAAGTGGGGCAAAGGTTTTAGTGGAACATTTTAAGCTAAAGGTGCAACCAGTAGTTTTTTGTGGCACACGAAAGAGTTTTAACTTTGAAAAATTAGAGTTTGATAATACACCTTTTAGTGTGCAGTATTTGGAATCCTTTATCCCAGAAAATGCAGAGTGGTTTGAACAGCTAGAAATGCGTATGCAAGAAGTTTATCGTGCAATGTATCAAAGGCAGAATCAATGCATGGTAGAATAG
- a CDS encoding S41 family peptidase, whose product MNRQGLNKLFWFFSVALVGLQSFALAQEESRLDAYNKLRKVIGTVEKYYVDELTLNEIVDKAIDGMLSNLDAHSAYLDEKKYEDLKIQTDGQFGGIGITISLKDNALTIVAPIEGTPGDKAGLKSGDIILKINDESTLSMGIDDAVNKMRGAPKTKVTLTIVRKNEPKPLVFDIIRDNIKVESVYSKGIMDTNYVYLRVTSFDKNITQRVNEELKKYKKIDGIVLDLRNNPGGLLNQAVGLSDLFIKDGIIVSQKGRIKDENIVYRATKNTPYATIPLVVLINNGSASASEIVAGAIQDNKRGVLVGEGTFGKGSVQVILPTEKKEALRLTIARYYLPSGRTIQAVGVTPDIEVAPGVVPDENSGFSIKEADLQKHLEGELAKVDKKEKKQSDSKNTITQKQILQDIQLKSAIDVLKVFKVL is encoded by the coding sequence ATGAACAGACAGGGCTTAAATAAACTATTTTGGTTTTTTAGTGTGGCTTTAGTTGGCTTGCAAAGTTTTGCATTGGCGCAAGAAGAATCGCGCCTTGATGCTTATAATAAGTTGCGTAAAGTCATTGGCACGGTGGAAAAATATTATGTTGATGAGCTAACACTTAATGAAATTGTTGATAAAGCAATTGATGGAATGCTTTCAAACCTAGATGCGCATTCAGCGTATTTAGATGAAAAGAAGTATGAAGATTTAAAGATTCAAACCGATGGGCAGTTTGGCGGCATTGGAATTACAATTTCTTTAAAAGACAATGCACTAACAATTGTTGCCCCTATTGAAGGAACTCCAGGCGATAAAGCAGGATTAAAAAGTGGAGATATTATCCTAAAGATTAATGATGAAAGCACGCTTAGTATGGGAATTGATGATGCGGTTAATAAAATGCGTGGCGCTCCAAAGACAAAAGTAACTTTGACAATTGTGCGTAAAAATGAGCCAAAGCCTTTAGTATTTGATATTATAAGAGACAATATTAAAGTGGAGTCTGTGTATTCTAAGGGGATTATGGATACAAATTATGTGTATTTGCGCGTAACTTCTTTTGATAAAAATATTACACAGCGTGTTAATGAAGAATTAAAAAAATACAAAAAAATTGATGGAATTGTATTAGATTTACGCAATAATCCTGGCGGACTTTTAAATCAAGCAGTGGGCTTAAGTGATTTGTTTATTAAAGATGGTATTATCGTATCCCAAAAGGGTAGGATTAAAGATGAAAATATCGTTTATCGTGCTACAAAAAACACGCCTTATGCTACGATTCCGCTTGTGGTCTTAATTAATAATGGAAGTGCTAGTGCTAGTGAGATTGTAGCGGGTGCAATCCAAGATAATAAACGCGGTGTTTTGGTGGGTGAAGGGACTTTTGGAAAGGGAAGCGTGCAAGTGATTTTACCCACTGAGAAAAAGGAAGCCTTGCGTTTAACCATTGCGCGTTATTATTTGCCAAGTGGGCGAACAATTCAAGCTGTTGGAGTTACCCCAGATATTGAAGTTGCTCCGGGTGTTGTGCCAGATGAAAATAGTGGATTTAGTATTAAAGAAGCGGATTTGCAAAAGCACTTAGAAGGTGAATTGGCAAAAGTAGACAAAAAAGAGAAAAAGCAGAGTGATTCAAAAAATACAATCACGCAAAAGCAAATCTTACAAGACATTCAGTTAAAAAGCGCGATTGATGTTTTAAAAGTATTTAAAGTTTTATAA
- a CDS encoding SH3 domain-containing protein, with protein MRIVFAFFCVFGLCIGSFADETRIFPEASLENTKNTETQNQQSSEPLEIPNTESKELFQQSQTLDSNNDVLQAPLPNAITESDIEENIESEALQNESLQSQDFTMQNSMSQEAINNPSLNSKASNNSLVKNVYLEMLTPLVDISYVNQIIALELKMLVFTQYSTITTEFIFDDLKNSIEILNPNQAWELNPEDSSLKNTFYLKIKQSQFVIPSIKVNVLTNHGLVSEVLVGGSARAIKLERKGEYSQVLAQDLQILDTKITSYDSTQNLVVLQLQSTMANLFDFKLENYKQQGIESKSGDYKQGVAFYYVIVPKTQNTISFDYFNTQTSKYQTLQVPNIASEDRVSTQSDIKPKNNYQFFQISLVVFFAILFFGLYLYKRKTIFILLGVFALVLVLYFLTLKSDVTIKANVALRIQPTFNSTIVLTTQKPIRAEILGERNSYYKVMLEDERIGWVKKDDIQD; from the coding sequence ATGAGAATCGTATTTGCCTTTTTTTGTGTGTTTGGGCTTTGCATAGGATCATTTGCAGATGAAACACGCATTTTTCCAGAAGCAAGTTTGGAAAATACAAAAAATACAGAAACACAAAATCAGCAAAGTTCGGAGCCTTTAGAGATTCCAAATACAGAATCAAAAGAGTTATTTCAACAATCACAAACTTTAGATTCTAATAATGATGTTTTGCAAGCCCCACTTCCTAATGCTATAACAGAAAGTGATATTGAAGAAAATATAGAATCTGAAGCATTGCAAAATGAGTCTTTGCAATCGCAAGATTTTACGATGCAAAACTCTATGTCTCAAGAGGCGATAAATAATCCATCTTTAAATAGTAAAGCTTCTAATAATTCTTTAGTAAAAAATGTGTATTTGGAAATGCTTACACCTTTAGTGGATATTTCATATGTAAATCAAATTATTGCATTAGAGCTTAAAATGCTGGTTTTTACGCAGTATTCCACAATTACAACAGAATTTATTTTTGATGATTTAAAAAATAGCATAGAAATTTTAAATCCAAATCAAGCTTGGGAGCTAAATCCAGAGGATTCTAGCCTTAAAAACACTTTTTATCTAAAAATCAAGCAATCGCAATTTGTAATTCCTAGCATTAAAGTAAATGTTCTTACAAATCATGGATTAGTTAGTGAAGTTCTTGTAGGAGGTAGTGCAAGAGCAATTAAGCTGGAGCGCAAGGGCGAGTATTCCCAAGTCTTAGCTCAAGATTTGCAGATTTTAGATACAAAAATCACAAGTTATGATTCCACGCAAAATTTAGTGGTTCTTCAACTCCAAAGCACAATGGCAAATCTTTTTGACTTCAAGCTTGAAAACTATAAGCAACAGGGTATTGAAAGTAAAAGTGGAGATTATAAGCAGGGAGTAGCATTTTACTATGTGATTGTGCCCAAAACACAAAATACAATTAGTTTTGATTATTTTAATACGCAAACTTCTAAATACCAAACTCTGCAAGTTCCAAATATTGCAAGCGAAGATCGTGTTAGTACGCAAAGTGATATTAAGCCAAAGAATAATTATCAATTTTTTCAAATCTCTTTGGTTGTATTTTTTGCAATTTTATTTTTTGGGCTTTATTTGTATAAGCGTAAAACAATTTTTATTTTGCTGGGCGTTTTTGCACTAGTGCTGGTGCTGTATTTCCTAACATTAAAAAGTGATGTAACAATTAAGGCAAATGTCGCATTAAGAATCCAACCAACATTTAATTCTACAATTGTTCTAACAACACAAAAACCAATACGAGCAGAAATTTTAGGAGAACGCAATAGCTACTATAAAGTGATGTTAGAAGATGAACGCATAGGGTGGGTAAAAAAAGATGATATCCAAGATTAG